Within Desulfobacterales bacterium, the genomic segment TATTTTGTTCCGGAAATACTCCTGTGCGCCGATGCCATGTATGCCGGCCTGGAGGTCCTCAGACCCCGCCTCAAAACCGAGACCGCGTCACATCGCGCCAGGGTGGTGATCGGAGTGGTTGCGGGCGACACCCACGATATCGGTAAAAATCTGGTCAAGATGATGCTGGAGACCGCGGCCTTCAAGGTTTACGACCTGGGCCGGAATGTTCCCCTTAACGATTTTGTCGACAAGGCCCTGGAAATAGATGCCCGGCTGATCTGTCTTTCCACCCTGATGACCACCACCATGGACGGCATGAAAAAGGTGATCGATATCCTGGAGGAAAAGGGTATCCGCGACCGCTTTGTGGTCATGGTCGGCGGCGGCCCCATCTCCCAGAGCTTTGCCGATTCCATCGGCGCTGACGGCTACGCCGCCAATGCCGCCGCCGCAGTGCGTAAGGCCAACGAACTCATAGAGAACAGGGTGACCGTATGATGACCAATACCTTGAGCGACCGGATGACCCCCAAACAGAGGATGGCCGGCTTCCTGCAGGGACAAGAGGTGGACCGGCCCCCCTGCGCGCCCCTGATCCTCAACCATGCGGCCCGGATTTCCGGGGTCAGGATCTCCGAGTACAACCAGGACGGCGGGACCATGGGCGCGGCCCACGTGGCTGCCTTTAAAGAATACGGCCATGACTTTATCTTTATATTCTCCACCACCTCGACCCTGGCCGAGGCCATGGGGACCAGGCTCTTCTTTCCCGATGATGACGCGCCCTGGGTGGAAGAGCCGGTGGTGCGGGCCGCGGCCGACCTGGCCAGGGTAAGGACCGTGGACCCGCAACGGGACGGGCGGTTGCCCGTGTATCTTGAGGCCACCAGGCT encodes:
- a CDS encoding corrinoid protein; the protein is MGEKQEILQQLAQAVVEMDEEAAATLAEHAFRAGIDPYEAITDGLTMGMAIVNEKFENEEYFVPEILLCADAMYAGLEVLRPRLKTETASHRARVVIGVVAGDTHDIGKNLVKMMLETAAFKVYDLGRNVPLNDFVDKALEIDARLICLSTLMTTTMDGMKKVIDILEEKGIRDRFVVMVGGGPISQSFADSIGADGYAANAAAAVRKANELIENRVTV